CTTCACGAAGCGGCAAATATCCTTCTGTCTCCATGTATTGGAGAGCATGCTTTCCGGATGCAAACACTTTAGCAAATGCCTCTTCAATTCCTTCCAAAGGAAAAAGCTGATCATCTGGCAGGCCTCCGGCAAAAGAAATGACGCCTTCCTGGTTCACGACTTTTAAAATATCTCTCACGGCAGATGATTGTAATGAATAAATGCGATTGGCAAATGAGTACTTCAACACGGACACCTCTGTTTAAAGTTTTAAAGAACATTTTACTCTTTCTGTATTTAATGTCAATGACCTTTCTCGAATTAATTCAAAATTATGTGTGAATTTTCAAATAATTACTATATTTTGACTAATACTTTAAAAAGAGAATGATCTAATCATTCTCTTTTTTTCATTTTTAGGACAGGTTGCTTATGATACATTGGGAGCAGGACAAAGTGAACGGAGGATCAGTCATGAAATTAGTTTCAGCAAAGCCTTTTACCTTTGAAGGCGGCAAGCGGGCCGTCCTGCTACTGCACGGATTTACAGGAAACACGATAGATGTCCGGGAGCTTGGGCGTTACTTAAACGAGAGAGGCTATACATGTCATGGTCCTTTGTATGAAGGACACGGAGATACGCCTGAAATGCTTGTCACTACACGGGCGGAACAGTGGTGGGAATACGTCGTAGAAGGATATCGCTTTTTACAGAAGCAAGGTCATGAAGAAATTGCAGTTGTCGGCCTCTCCCTCGGCGGAGTGTTTGCGCTGAAAACGGCATACACTTTTCCGGTAAAAGCACTTGTCTCCATGTGTGCGCCGGTGAAGCCGAAAAGCGCAGAAGACTTGGGCCGGCACGTCAGTCTTTTTACTCAAAGATATAAAAAGATCTTGGGAATTTCTGCAGAACAGATTGAGGAAGAGTGGACGAGCCTGAGAGGACAATCAATACAGATGGTTGAATCCGTACAGGCAGTGATTGAAGAAGTCGGGGACCAAATCCAGGAGATTACGTGTCCTGCTCTCGTTGTACAATCGGGTAAGGATCATCCCGTCAATCTGGAGAGTGCGGATCTACTTTATAACCGGATTTCGTCTGAACAAAAATCTCTGATCTGGTATGAAAACTCTCCGCACCTTGTGACGAGGGGACCTGAGAAAGAAAAGCTGCACGAAGACGTATATCGCTTTTTAGAAGAATTGGATTGGGAAGATGCATAAACATTTTTAGACGCAAAAAAGAGTAGGATGCTGGCATGTGAAATGCTGGCTTTTTTTAATTGCCAAGTTTTCCTTACATTTATTAGAATTATCTGAAAATAGTAAATAAAAACAAAAACTTAAACGAATTTCTTTTATATTCGAAACTTCTAAAAAAGGAAGGAGAAAAAGATGAAGAAGAATGCAGAGTACATAGGTAGAATTTTAGCTTCATTGTCACTGGCCGTGATGTTTGCTTTTGGATTTTCACATCCAGTGGAGAAGGCCAGTGCAGCCACGCCACCACCGTCAGCCACGAGTTTTTATATGGATACCGTTGACACGGTTACCCTATATGATATGGGGTACCAAAAAGGGCAGGAAGATTACAGAAAGTCTGGAGCCCAGAACAGCATGGTTATTCTTGATTTTGGCGGACAGCCTTCCCCTGCAAGTTTGTCCCTGTTTGGAATGCCAGACGCCACTCTTAATCAAGTAGCGGCAGCTGTAGAAGCATATTCACGTGGTTACTGGAAAGGAACAGCAAGCGATTCGCAATCAATGGTTCATGTCATTGTCGGTACGAATAACTCCTATACTGTCACTTATGAGGGCGCACAGAACTTTGCCAATATGATCGATAATATTAACAGTCATAATTTATCTCATTCTTATTCTGATCAGGTCGAAGTTGATGGCGGAAATGATATGGAACCGGGATATGATCCTGCGACAACCACAAAAGAATGGGTTAAAGGATATGATTCTGTAAACAGCTATTCGCTTTACAATTATGGCAGCGCGGACGGCTGCTATCATACCAATCTTAACACCGGAACGACCAATTATTCTTGCAATAACGGCTGGACATATAAAGATATTCAGTATATTTCCTGGGGAGCTTCCCCTTCATGGCCTCTGCCTGAAATTTATGATAACAGCGGTGATATGGCAGTACAGTGGCAAAATATTGCGAAGTACTCATCCGTAACCTCTTCCAGCCAAATGAAATTTAGTGCTTCTTTGACTCAGGCTGGAGCTTGTGCGGATACAGGCTGTCACTGGGAACTCGACAACACACCAACAGAAGGCTGGAATCAGCTGTACAACGAACTAAGCAGTGATACGAAGACTGCAGCAGCTACGAAATATCCCATTCAATCGACGGATATCCGGTGGCATTGATTTTTATGATAAAGGAGTGTAGAAAAAATGAGAAAACTAGTAACTGCACTAATTACATTATCCGTTCTGTTTGGTGCGGGATTAACCTATTATAACGTGTCTGCTTCCGGCACATATGATGATCTTCCAAAAGAAAAGAAAGAAATTATGGAACGAAAAGCCATAGACAAGGAAAAAGCTAGGAAAGACAATATTTCTAAGAAAGATGGAGTGAACGGACCGCTAGTTGTTCAGCACGACCGTGCTGTGACTGCTCAAATCCTGAGTCATGTGGAAGACCCGGTAAACGATCAGACAACTAATTTCACAAATGGCTGGGTCAGCCCGATCAAGGACAATGAAATGAAAGGCAAAAATGTGACCGTGGAAGCAGGGTCAGGGAAAAAAGATTCCTTGCAGGGAATGATGATTGTGAAAACAGAAGACAACAATCGAAAATTTATACAAGAGAAGAAGTACAAGACCCCAAGCAAGCATGGACCTGTTAAAATTACTGCTGTTGACGGTTTTGACTTAACTCTCCAAGCGGAAGACGGAAAGAAATGGGTGTTTAACGTACCAACTGGAGCATTTAAAGATTTATAACAGAAACGTGAGAGGGCTCCTGATGAAAAATCTGGAGCTGTTTTTAAAACCGATTAGTTTATATTGGAGGGTGAAAAATGGATGATGTACTAAAAGAACTCATTTATGAGTTGGAAACTAGATTACTGCAATCTGAAGTGCGCCAATCCAAAAAAGAACTGGATGTATTGCTGGCAGATGATTTTCTGGAGTTCACGAGCTCAGGACGAAGGATCAGCAAACAGGATTGTTTTGATGGCTTGGGCGTGCCGATCATGACGGTCTCTCACTTTGAAATTCAGCTGCTTTCGGATAAAGTGGTTCAGGCGATCTACGAATTGAATGATGAAACCAATAACCTAAAAAGCCTGAGAAGTTCCTTATGGAGAGAAAACAACGGGGTTTGGCAGATGTTTTTCCACCAGGGAACGTTGAAGTAGGGATAGTTTCTGACGTGTGGAGTTGTCTGATTTTTCAGTAAGGATCAATTATCTGGAGTTTCGCTCAATTAATTAGAGTTAGGCTCAATTATCGAAAGTTGAGCACAATTAATCTCCCTTTACGCTCAATTCCATTTACCCAGGCAGGAATCCTTACTCTGAGAAGGGAATTCAATGGTAGACAGCACGGGATTGGAGGGGAAGAAACTTTGATCTGGTTTTTTCGGGTAGTCGTCTGGCTGATTTTTATCGGAATTGGAGCTTATCTTATTTTTTATTGGAGAGATGAAGATAAAGCTGAAAAGAAATTGGATGCGATCCGCAAATTGTGGTACGTCATTTACATATTCGGTGCCTTGATCTATTGGACAGGAAAGCCGCACAGCATCTTTGCAAATTGGACCAACTATCTGGTCGTTCTCGTGGTGTTTATCCTCATTGATGCCTTTATCTTCCTGAGTTTGTACTTGAAAAAAATCGGGAATAATGAACTAGCAAGAATCACACGATCTGTAGAGAACAACCAGATGCTTTTGGATGATCTGCGTGCGAAAGTAAATAATGCCCTATATATCTTGAAAACGGAAGGGATCACGGCGTATTATGGAAGTAAGGAAAACTATCTATATGGACTGAAGCTCGTTCTTCAGGCTTATGTAGAGAAGGAAGGCCATAGCTTTACGATCCTGCCTTTCGATACACCGCAAGAGAAGAACGAAGCACTGGCTGCGTATACGAATGCAAGTCTTATTCAATCTACGCTATCAAGAGCTGAAGCTTACTATAACCAGGAAGACAACTTTGCGTTTTATCCTTTTAATATTGAAGATGAAATTTATGTAATCAAGATTTCATCCTCTGTAAAAGTAAGTGATGTCGATGGTTCTTTGATCGGAATCTTATTGGCCACTTACGATATCCTTGTACAAGCTTTGGAAAGGAGTGATGATGTATGACGAGTGGACTCGATCTTATGGGGAGCCAGCCGGTAACCATGAAGAACAGTGAACGAAAAGGGATCACGTTCAAGCCGAGAATTCAGTTTCCAAAAGTCGGCATCAGCCATCACACCATGCAGGTCATGGAAGAGAATGAGCGGATCATTCAAAAAGGAAACAGACGGGGAACATTCAAACGAAAATAAGACCTTAAAGGCAGTGGATCATTCTGCTGCCTTTTTTTGTATGATTGACACCTTGCTGCATATACTAAAGCAAACATTTCCGTGAAGCTGGAGGGAAGTTTGTGAAGAGCAGACGGTTTGTCTCCCGGATCCAAGGCCCGAAGCCGACCTTGTCCCATTTTGAAAAAGCGCTGAAGGAAGAAAATCATTCTATCCTGACTTTATTAAACAGTTTGAAGAAAAAACGCTGGACGTTCTTTGCCGGCAAATAATACATTAAATGGAGAGGGAGCAGAACCCTTTCTTTTTTTATGGACAATTGTTGTCGGGAGGTCTTAAATGTTCAAAATACATCTTCATTCGGATACCCTTATCATCGTAGTTCACGAAATTTACGGATTGAATCAGCACATGAAAAAGGTTTGTAAGTTCTTATCTCAGCAGGAATTTGATGTCATTTGCCCGAATGTATTGGGACGGGAAACGCCTTTTGATTATTATGAGGAAAGTCTTGCTTATGAGCATTTCATGAAGAACGTAGGATTTGAGAAAACCTCCGAAAAGGTCAAAAAATTAGTAAAGGAAAATAAACCGAACTATAAAAAAATCTTTATCACAGGATTTAGTGTGGGGGCTACTGTCGCCTGGATATGCAGTAAGGAAGCAGGAGTGGACGGTATTATTGGGTACTACGGTTCGCGCATTCGAAACTATACAGAGGTCTCCCCTCAGTGCCCTGTCCTGCTGTTTTTTCCGGAAGAGGAGAAATCCTTTGCTGTGGACGAGCTGATCACGGTGCTTCAGAAAAAGGATGTTGAAGTTTACAAATTTGCCGGAAAGCACGGATTTAGCGATCCTCACACGGCAAATTATAACGAAGAATCAGCAAACCAAGCCTTTCATCATCTGAAGAATTTTTTAGAAAGGAGCGATTATGTTGGCTCAAAATCTTGAAAGTGATTTTCCGCCCAAATTAGCAAAACCGGCACAGCGTGCACTGGCCGGTGCAGGATTTACCAGACTTGAGCAGCTTGTCCATCTTAATGAAGCTGAACTATCAAAACTTCATGGGATGGGTCCGAAGGCCATGGAACAGCTTCGTACGGCACTTGAGGAAAAAGGACTCTCGTTTGCTAAAAAATAATGGAGATACAATTAGCAACAGTTAAAGATGTTCCATCCATGGTCAAGGTTCTAAATGCCGTTACCCTCGACTTGCTGAAGAAAGGAATCAACCAGTGGCCGTA
This genomic stretch from Fictibacillus marinisediminis harbors:
- a CDS encoding type II toxin-antitoxin system SpoIISA family toxin: MIWFFRVVVWLIFIGIGAYLIFYWRDEDKAEKKLDAIRKLWYVIYIFGALIYWTGKPHSIFANWTNYLVVLVVFILIDAFIFLSLYLKKIGNNELARITRSVENNQMLLDDLRAKVNNALYILKTEGITAYYGSKENYLYGLKLVLQAYVEKEGHSFTILPFDTPQEKNEALAAYTNASLIQSTLSRAEAYYNQEDNFAFYPFNIEDEIYVIKISSSVKVSDVDGSLIGILLATYDILVQALERSDDV
- a CDS encoding DUF4440 domain-containing protein; amino-acid sequence: MDDVLKELIYELETRLLQSEVRQSKKELDVLLADDFLEFTSSGRRISKQDCFDGLGVPIMTVSHFEIQLLSDKVVQAIYELNDETNNLKSLRSSLWRENNGVWQMFFHQGTLK
- a CDS encoding DNA-binding protein, producing the protein MAQNLESDFPPKLAKPAQRALAGAGFTRLEQLVHLNEAELSKLHGMGPKAMEQLRTALEEKGLSFAKK
- a CDS encoding alpha/beta hydrolase — translated: MKLVSAKPFTFEGGKRAVLLLHGFTGNTIDVRELGRYLNERGYTCHGPLYEGHGDTPEMLVTTRAEQWWEYVVEGYRFLQKQGHEEIAVVGLSLGGVFALKTAYTFPVKALVSMCAPVKPKSAEDLGRHVSLFTQRYKKILGISAEQIEEEWTSLRGQSIQMVESVQAVIEEVGDQIQEITCPALVVQSGKDHPVNLESADLLYNRISSEQKSLIWYENSPHLVTRGPEKEKLHEDVYRFLEELDWEDA
- a CDS encoding dienelactone hydrolase family protein, with the protein product MFKIHLHSDTLIIVVHEIYGLNQHMKKVCKFLSQQEFDVICPNVLGRETPFDYYEESLAYEHFMKNVGFEKTSEKVKKLVKENKPNYKKIFITGFSVGATVAWICSKEAGVDGIIGYYGSRIRNYTEVSPQCPVLLFFPEEEKSFAVDELITVLQKKDVEVYKFAGKHGFSDPHTANYNEESANQAFHHLKNFLERSDYVGSKS